A genomic segment from uncultured Marinifilum sp. encodes:
- a CDS encoding response regulator, with protein MNTKTQILYIDDEPINLELFMYNFEDNYNVITACSGEKGLEYLLKYPNIKVVISDMKMPKMNGLEFISKAKETYSDKKYFILTGFNITSEMKWAIESKLILKYFRKPFNINEIRTAIEEVI; from the coding sequence ATGAATACTAAAACACAAATACTATATATCGATGATGAACCTATTAATTTGGAATTATTCATGTATAATTTTGAAGATAATTATAATGTAATAACAGCCTGCAGCGGAGAAAAAGGCCTAGAGTATCTGCTAAAATATCCGAATATAAAAGTGGTTATTAGCGACATGAAAATGCCTAAAATGAATGGCCTTGAATTTATAAGTAAAGCAAAAGAAACATACAGCGATAAAAAATATTTTATTTTGACGGGATTTAATATAACTTCTGAAATGAAATGGGCAATAGAGAGTAAATTAATATTAAAATATTTCAGAAAACCTTTTAATATTAATGAAATAAGAACGGCAATAGAAGAAGTTATTTAA